From Acidisarcina polymorpha, one genomic window encodes:
- a CDS encoding serine hydrolase domain-containing protein, which translates to MRRTLFMVCLAAVLVNACGAATPADTASKILVPDHSTAFSAAVDEIVNAEILENGIPSVTVAVVDKGCLVHSGAYGLERVSPDTVANVSTAYLLDSLTKQFTAAAVMLLVQQGKLDLDVPIKTYVSYAPSSWDKITLRHLLNHTSGLPRDSKWGYSSVRDQAEHPDSVLKHFIFNQALATEAGDKYRYSNAGYVALGAIVGKVSGVPLYAFLQQHVFRPLDMTNTAVNDRGGAPRHGARGYDYDATKNTWTQHEEGYQPLAAGALQSTVGDLVKWDIALRSTSILSEKSKQQMWTPAALSDKTPVNYGLGWAIAELQNKQKVVWHSGGGWGFNSAFLRFVDTGVTVIVLTNRQSDKDGPDHATEMAQAIAAAFNPALNMLPAPPAPTCQSSSISPLQTTVDCYPDPRQAKTETPSENSEKQVNSNRLIPE; encoded by the coding sequence ATGCGACGCACGCTGTTCATGGTCTGTCTTGCAGCGGTCCTTGTGAATGCCTGCGGGGCAGCAACGCCCGCTGATACCGCCAGCAAGATCCTCGTGCCTGACCACAGCACCGCCTTTTCTGCAGCCGTGGATGAGATTGTGAACGCCGAGATTCTGGAAAACGGCATTCCATCTGTAACTGTGGCGGTTGTCGACAAGGGCTGCCTGGTGCACTCCGGCGCCTACGGTCTAGAGCGAGTGAGCCCGGACACCGTGGCCAACGTGTCGACAGCTTACCTGTTGGACTCGCTGACCAAGCAATTCACAGCCGCGGCCGTCATGCTCCTGGTGCAACAAGGTAAGCTCGACCTTGACGTGCCGATCAAGACGTATGTTTCATACGCTCCCAGTAGCTGGGACAAAATCACCTTGCGCCATCTTCTGAATCACACCTCTGGCTTGCCAAGAGACTCGAAATGGGGTTACTCCTCCGTGCGAGACCAGGCTGAACACCCCGACAGCGTTCTGAAACATTTCATCTTCAACCAGGCGCTCGCAACCGAGGCGGGAGACAAGTACAGATACAGTAATGCGGGATATGTAGCCCTCGGAGCCATCGTGGGGAAAGTGAGTGGTGTGCCTTTGTATGCCTTTCTGCAGCAACACGTTTTTCGTCCGCTGGATATGACGAACACGGCGGTCAACGATCGCGGTGGCGCGCCCCGCCATGGAGCCCGCGGATACGATTATGACGCGACCAAGAACACCTGGACGCAGCACGAGGAAGGCTATCAGCCGCTGGCCGCCGGCGCCTTACAGTCGACCGTGGGCGACCTGGTGAAATGGGACATCGCATTACGCTCTACCAGCATTCTGAGCGAGAAAAGCAAGCAGCAGATGTGGACGCCTGCCGCGTTGAGCGACAAGACGCCTGTCAACTACGGCCTGGGATGGGCAATTGCCGAACTCCAGAATAAGCAGAAGGTGGTTTGGCATAGCGGCGGGGGTTGGGGATTCAACAGTGCTTTCCTTCGTTTTGTCGACACGGGTGTAACCGTGATCGTCTTGACCAATCGCCAATCCGATAAGGATGGTCCCGACCATGCCACGGAGATGGCGCAGGCAATCGCCGCCGCATTTAACCCTGCTCTCAACATGCTTCCGGCTCCGCCCGCTCCCACCTGCCAGAGCAGCAGTATCTCGCCACTGCAAACGACGGTCGATTGCTACCCTGATCCTCGCCAGGCGAAAACGGAAACGCCTTCTGAAAACTCCGAAAAACAGGTAAACTCCAACAGGCTGATACCCGAGTGA